In the Tenrec ecaudatus isolate mTenEca1 chromosome 16, mTenEca1.hap1, whole genome shotgun sequence genome, one interval contains:
- the SPMIP5 gene encoding sperm-associated microtubule inner protein 5, which produces MDSPKIFMRKLPVTPGYCGFVPYNSCQGTPSEDNMSQCLRSFQESTRRYKEQLEQLRHTVATTPKLKPICSQETVLQALHQYYRKYHPRILECKTTRKPLEEPPIPGWAGFLPRAKVTELGCAMRYTVMAQHCYQDFLEIVEQAKRARQKPYAE; this is translated from the exons ATGGACTCTCCCAAGATCTTCATGAGAAAGTTGCCGGTCACACCAGGCTACTGTG GCTTCGTGCCTTACAAcagctgccagggcacccccagcgaGGACAACATGTCCCAGTGCCTGAGGTCCTTCCAGGAGAGCACACGCAGAtacaaggagcagctggagcagCTGCGCCACACCGTGGCCACCACCCCGAAGCTGAAGCCCATCTGCTCCCAGGAGACGGTCCTGCAGGCGCTGCACCAGTACTACCGGAAGTACCACCCCAGGATTCTGG AATGCAAAACCACAAGGAAGCCCCTGGAGGAGCCCCCGATCCCTGGCTGGGCGGGCTTCCTGCCCAGAGCCAAGGTCACTGAACTTGGCTGTGCCATGCGCTACACGGTCATGGCCCAACACTGCTATCAGGACTTCCTGGAAATAGTGGAGCAGGCTAAGCGGGCCAGGCAGAAGCCCTATGCAGAGTAA